The Planctellipticum variicoloris DNA window GAGCTTTGTGTGATCGAGCCCCATCAAATGCAAGATGGTGGCGTGCAGGTCGTGGATGTGGACCGGTTTCTCGGCGGCCTTGAAGCCGAACTCGTCCGTCTCGCCGTAGGTCATCCCCCCCTTCACGCCACCGCCCGCCATCCACATGGTGAAGCCGTAGTGATTGTGGTCGCGGCCGGTGCCGTTTTCGGTGGTGGGGGTCCGGCCGAATTCGCCCCCCCAGAGGACCAGGGTTTCCTCCAGCAGGCCGCGGCGTTTGAGGTCGGTCAACAGGGCGGCCATCGGGCGGTCAATGTCTTCTGCGAGTTTGCGGACCTGGTTACTGTGGTCGCTGTGCGTGTCCCAGGGCTGGCCGTTGCCATAGTAGATCTGCGTGAAGCGCACGCCGCGCTCGGCCAGCCGCCGGGCCAGCAGGCAGGAGTTGGCGAAATGCCCCTTGCCGTATTCTTCGCGGATCGCCTCGGGCTCGCTCGACAGATCAAACGCCTCGGTCGCAGAGGTCTGCATCCGGAAGGCGACCTCCATCGAGCGGATGCGGGCCTCGAGCTGGCCGTCGCCCCCGCGCTGGACCGCGTGCTCCCCGTTGAGCGCCCGCAGCAGGTCGAGCTCCTTGCGCTGGATCGAATCCGGCTGGGCCGGCTTGAGGAACGGAATCAGCTTTTCGGGGGAGAGGTCCGCGTGGTTGATGTAGGTCCCCTGGTACTCGCCCGGCAGGAAGGAGCTCGACCAGAGAATCGAGAACCGGACCGGGCGGCCGGGGCAGAGGACGATATAGCCAGGCAGGCTTTCGTTCTCGGCCCCCAGGCCATAGAGCATCCAGGAGCCCATGCTGGGGCGAGTCGGGACGATGGTCCCGTTATTGATGAGCTGCAGGGCGGGGCCGTGGTTGGGATTGTCGGTGTAGACGGACCGCAGGACACAGACGTCGTCAATGCAGCCGGCGAAGCGGGGGAGTAACTCGCTGACCGGGACGCCGCTTTCGCCGGCAGGTGAGAACTTGAACGGAGAGGGCAGCAGCCCGGCGGTCTTGCGTTCGGTCCGGAGGTTGACGGCGTCCGGCCGCTGGCCTTCGTACTTGAGCAGATCGGGTTTGGGGTCGAGAAAGTCGGGGCCGAAGGGGCCGCCGTTCATGAAAAGCTGGATCACGCGCTTGGCCCGCGGCGGGGCATGGGCGACCTGACCGGCCCGCGCCGGCTCCGCCAGGAGTTGCGCCAGACCGAGCGTCCCCAGCCCGCCCCCCAGTCGCCCGAGCAGCGCCCGGCGGGAAATCTCCGACGACGGAAGAGTCAATTCAGAACGCATCGAACAGCTCCGTCAGTCGATCAGCAACATTTCGTTGAGACTCAGGAGGGCATGGCAATACGTCTGCCACGCCTCGGCGGCAGGTGTGCCGCTGGCGGTCAGTTCCTGCAGAAACGTCGCTCCGCGTTGCAGCTCACCGACGGTCGGTTCCCGCTGAAACAGTCGGGAATAGCAACGCCGGATCCGTTCCTCGGGGCTGTCTGCCGGAATGGCCTCCGCGACCACGGTCGCCAGCGTCTTCGCCTGCTGCTGAAACAGCGGTCCGTTAAGCACAAAGAGCTGCTGCAGCGGCGTGGTCGTCGGTTCGCGGGATGGGCTGTGCGACGAGGGTTCGGGGAAATCGAACAGGCGGAGCATGGCGTTCTGCTCTTCCCTCACGACTTTGCCGTAGAGCGTTCGACGCAGATTGGCGGCGTCTTCGAGCGGCAGAGCGGGGCCGTCCATGCGGTCGTCCAGGGCGCCCGTTGCGGCCAGGACGGCGTCGCGCCAGGGTTCGACGTCGAGCCGCCGGCGCGGAGACCGCCAGAGGAGATTGTTATCCGGATCGATCGCGTCGCCGTCGCTGCGCGGCGCACTCGCTTGCTGGAAGGTCTCCGAGAGGACGATTTCGCGGATCAGCGGCTTGATGGCCCATTGTTCTTCGATGAGTCGGGCGGCGAGGTACTCCAGCAGTTCCGGGTGCGTCGGTCGTTCGCCCTGCCGGCCGAAGTCGCTGGTGGTGCGGACCAAGCCGTGGCCGAACAGTTGCGCCCAGAGGCGATTGACGAGGACGCGGGCGGCGAGTCCTTCGCCATCGCTCAGAATCGCAGCGGCCAGATCCCGTCGACCGCTGCCGTGCTGGAACGGCTGCGGTTCTTCGTCACACAGGACGGCGAGGAATCGTCGCGGAACGACTTCCCCGGGATCGCTGGCATTCCCCCGTCGGAAGATCCCCAGATCGCGCGGCTGGCCGGGGCGGAACTCCAGTCGGGTCTGATCTTCGCCCTCTGGCTCGATAAAGATGCTGGAGTCCTCGACGACGTGCGCCCACGGCTCGGCGTAGTGCGGCGTCGTGGACTTAATGCGTTCGATCTCAGCGGTCAACGGAGCCGTTTCGTCCGGCTTGGGATCTTTCTTCGCTTTCAGCTCGGCTTCGAGTT harbors:
- a CDS encoding DUF1501 domain-containing protein, translating into MRSELTLPSSEISRRALLGRLGGGLGTLGLAQLLAEPARAGQVAHAPPRAKRVIQLFMNGGPFGPDFLDPKPDLLKYEGQRPDAVNLRTERKTAGLLPSPFKFSPAGESGVPVSELLPRFAGCIDDVCVLRSVYTDNPNHGPALQLINNGTIVPTRPSMGSWMLYGLGAENESLPGYIVLCPGRPVRFSILWSSSFLPGEYQGTYINHADLSPEKLIPFLKPAQPDSIQRKELDLLRALNGEHAVQRGGDGQLEARIRSMEVAFRMQTSATEAFDLSSEPEAIREEYGKGHFANSCLLARRLAERGVRFTQIYYGNGQPWDTHSDHSNQVRKLAEDIDRPMAALLTDLKRRGLLEETLVLWGGEFGRTPTTENGTGRDHNHYGFTMWMAGGGVKGGMTYGETDEFGFKAAEKPVHIHDLHATILHLMGLDHTKLTYRYAGRDFRLTDVAGHILHETIA
- a CDS encoding PSD1 and planctomycete cytochrome C domain-containing protein; this translates as MDLRLVRFMHSGGESGAAIVAGKRAESPLFERIAAHEMPPEGGKPLSTDQIELIGRWIDAGARTLRPEPDKIDDFAIAEEDRNFWSFRPVQRPAIPDVGQSDWPAGPLDRFVLARLEAEGLKPSPRAEPRILARRLSFALTGLPPRPEGVAEFAADSSPTAFAALADRKLNSPQYGERWARFWLDLVRYVDQTPDYLTNADRAWLYRDWVVRSFNEDRPYDDFVCLQLAADQWEQTPPADLAALGLLGLSPTYWKELKLAPDVIKTVVAEEWDERIDAVTRTFLGLTVSCARCHNHKFDPVTVKDYYALAGVFASTQLAERPLLPPAEAGVVRTARKRVAELEAELKAKKDPKPDETAPLTAEIERIKSTTPHYAEPWAHVVEDSSIFIEPEGEDQTRLEFRPGQPRDLGIFRRGNASDPGEVVPRRFLAVLCDEEPQPFQHGSGRRDLAAAILSDGEGLAARVLVNRLWAQLFGHGLVRTTSDFGRQGERPTHPELLEYLAARLIEEQWAIKPLIREIVLSETFQQASAPRSDGDAIDPDNNLLWRSPRRRLDVEPWRDAVLAATGALDDRMDGPALPLEDAANLRRTLYGKVVREEQNAMLRLFDFPEPSSHSPSREPTTTPLQQLFVLNGPLFQQQAKTLATVVAEAIPADSPEERIRRCYSRLFQREPTVGELQRGATFLQELTASGTPAAEAWQTYCHALLSLNEMLLID